One window of the Synechococcus sp. CC9311 genome contains the following:
- a CDS encoding gamma carbonic anhydrase family protein, producing MTELGMDNLWHQPSIASDAFIAPGAVLMADVTVSSGASIWPTAVARGDMAQIHIGARSNVQEGAVLHGDPTFPVHIAENVTIGHRAVVHGASLEAGCLIGIGAVVLNGVTVGRGALVAAGSVVTKDVPAQTLVAGVPAKVKRELSQEEIKDQWHHADHYAELAAQWSQLLQNQTDCPLLIPASPDCP from the coding sequence ATGACCGAGTTAGGAATGGACAACCTTTGGCACCAGCCCTCCATTGCTTCGGATGCCTTCATTGCACCTGGAGCTGTGCTGATGGCCGATGTGACTGTGAGCTCAGGGGCAAGCATTTGGCCTACGGCAGTTGCGCGTGGTGATATGGCACAAATTCATATCGGTGCTCGTAGCAACGTTCAAGAAGGTGCTGTTTTGCACGGGGATCCAACTTTTCCCGTTCACATTGCCGAAAACGTCACGATTGGACATCGAGCCGTTGTTCATGGGGCTTCGCTTGAGGCTGGGTGTCTGATTGGTATCGGTGCCGTTGTGCTCAATGGAGTCACCGTTGGGCGAGGGGCCCTTGTTGCTGCTGGGTCTGTGGTCACGAAGGATGTCCCAGCCCAAACGCTTGTGGCCGGCGTGCCTGCCAAGGTGAAACGTGAGCTGAGTCAGGAAGAAATCAAGGATCAGTGGCACCATGCAGACCACTACGCCGAGCTAGCTGCGCAGTGGTCTCAATTGCTGCAAAACCAAACGGACTGCCCACTGTTGATCCCGGCTTCTCCCGACTGTCCTTAA
- a CDS encoding MgPME-cyclase complex family protein has translation MTIHHFVAASARFLTEEEPLEEVLKERRRHYGEQGKKIDFWLVRNPSFLNAPELSEIKAKVPQPSAAVVSTDSTFITFMKLRLEYVLEGQFDAPTDSIPDPLAEED, from the coding sequence ATGACCATCCATCACTTTGTTGCAGCGAGTGCTCGCTTCCTGACGGAAGAAGAACCCCTAGAAGAAGTGTTGAAGGAAAGACGCAGGCATTACGGCGAACAAGGCAAAAAAATTGATTTTTGGCTTGTTCGCAATCCCAGTTTCTTGAATGCGCCTGAATTGTCTGAGATCAAAGCGAAGGTGCCACAACCTTCAGCAGCAGTGGTCTCAACAGATTCCACCTTCATCACATTCATGAAGTTGCGTCTGGAGTATGTACTCGAGGGACAATTCGATGCTCCGACTGATTCCATTCCAGACCCTCTTGCGGAAGAAGACTAA
- a CDS encoding DUF6761 family protein, whose amino-acid sequence MTSLQHPEAIRHFQSLCDACQELTTRYHSPSELRLYADGYLHALRRCSALETREMARLESLVERWIMDPSSFIGPDGDVSTLYSHPHRDW is encoded by the coding sequence ATGACATCCCTTCAGCATCCGGAAGCCATTCGACACTTCCAGTCGCTGTGCGATGCCTGTCAGGAGCTGACCACCAGATACCACAGCCCGTCTGAGCTAAGGCTGTATGCGGATGGTTATTTGCACGCACTAAGACGCTGTAGTGCTCTGGAAACGCGTGAGATGGCTCGCCTTGAGTCGCTTGTTGAGCGCTGGATTATGGATCCATCAAGCTTTATTGGGCCCGATGGAGATGTCAGTACGTTGTACAGCCATCCCCATCGCGACTGGTAA
- a CDS encoding response regulator transcription factor produces the protein MVSNSQFVPSAGQPREPFRVLVVEPHPTLRTVLVQRLRQDGHLTAAVSSPAEAQELCQDQSPDLLVCAELLEQSSALRLAQQLRAPVIVLTARSGAEPVVGLLDDGADDVLRKPFGLEELAARCRTLLKRGHSGLQERVSVGPLEVHLLLRQVTLREKPVELSPREFALLCALLMPPGMVRSRQELLRMAWPPFSGGPRSVDTQVLTLRRKLEQAGLGDGGGITTVRQQGYRFSLENIRD, from the coding sequence TTGGTCTCCAATTCACAATTTGTGCCGTCTGCAGGTCAGCCACGAGAACCGTTCCGGGTTCTGGTTGTTGAGCCCCATCCCACGCTGCGAACCGTTCTGGTTCAGCGCCTGCGTCAAGACGGTCACCTGACTGCAGCGGTTTCCTCCCCTGCAGAAGCTCAGGAACTTTGCCAGGACCAATCTCCTGATTTATTGGTTTGCGCTGAGCTCCTCGAGCAAAGTTCAGCTTTGCGCTTGGCCCAGCAATTGCGTGCGCCAGTCATCGTCTTAACCGCTCGTAGCGGTGCTGAGCCTGTCGTAGGACTGCTCGACGATGGCGCCGACGATGTGCTTCGCAAGCCCTTTGGTCTCGAAGAGTTAGCTGCACGCTGCCGCACCTTGCTTAAACGCGGTCACAGCGGACTACAGGAGCGTGTCAGTGTTGGGCCCCTTGAAGTTCACCTACTACTTCGACAGGTCACCCTGCGCGAGAAGCCTGTTGAGCTCAGCCCTAGGGAATTCGCCTTGCTCTGCGCTCTGCTGATGCCTCCAGGAATGGTGCGGAGTCGTCAGGAATTGCTGCGTATGGCTTGGCCTCCCTTCAGTGGAGGCCCACGATCCGTTGATACCCAGGTGCTCACTCTGCGACGCAAGCTTGAGCAAGCAGGGTTAGGAGATGGGGGTGGTATCACAACCGTTCGCCAGCAGGGCTACCGATTCAGCCTTGAAAACATCAGGGACTAA
- the grxD gene encoding Grx4 family monothiol glutaredoxin, whose protein sequence is MDSKTKERIQTLIQSSPIFVFMKGTKLMPQCGFSNNVVQILNALGMSFETFDVLSDMEIRQGIKDYSDWPTIPQVYVKGEFMGGSDILIEMYNNGELKEKLEIELAS, encoded by the coding sequence ATGGATTCCAAAACGAAAGAGCGTATTCAGACGCTGATCCAGTCAAGTCCCATTTTTGTGTTTATGAAGGGCACGAAATTAATGCCGCAGTGCGGGTTTTCAAACAATGTTGTCCAAATCCTCAATGCCCTAGGCATGAGTTTTGAGACCTTTGATGTTTTGTCTGACATGGAAATTCGTCAGGGGATCAAGGATTACTCAGATTGGCCCACGATTCCTCAGGTTTATGTCAAAGGGGAATTCATGGGTGGATCCGACATCTTGATCGAGATGTACAACAACGGGGAGTTGAAGGAAAAATTAGAGATTGAGCTCGCCAGCTAA
- a CDS encoding pyridoxine 5'-phosphate synthase: MASLGVNIDHIANVRQARRTVEPDPVPMALMAELGGADGITIHLREDRRHIQDRDLTLLGQTVRTRLNLEMAATTEMVEIALREQPDMVTLVPERREEVTTEGGLDVRSQCKSLSSVIDTLQSNDIPVSLFVDPDRNQLEACQQSGARWVELHTGRYAEASWREQPITLARLIEATEQARSMGLRVNAGHGLTYQNVEPIAAIAGMEELNIGHTIVARALCVGLQEAVREMKCLVQNPRRDPLFGSTSS; the protein is encoded by the coding sequence GTGGCCAGTCTCGGGGTCAACATTGATCACATCGCCAATGTTCGCCAAGCCAGGCGAACAGTTGAACCTGATCCTGTGCCGATGGCCTTGATGGCTGAGTTGGGTGGTGCTGATGGGATCACGATTCACCTCAGGGAAGATCGCCGTCACATTCAAGATCGCGACCTAACCCTCTTAGGTCAAACCGTTCGCACCCGTTTGAACTTGGAAATGGCTGCCACCACAGAGATGGTGGAGATTGCTCTGCGAGAGCAACCAGACATGGTCACATTGGTACCTGAACGGCGAGAAGAAGTCACAACAGAGGGAGGCTTAGACGTCCGCAGTCAGTGCAAAAGCTTGTCTTCTGTGATTGATACGCTCCAGAGCAACGACATTCCCGTCAGTTTGTTCGTGGATCCAGATCGAAACCAACTGGAGGCTTGTCAGCAAAGTGGTGCCCGTTGGGTTGAACTTCATACAGGACGCTATGCAGAGGCCAGCTGGAGAGAACAACCCATAACCTTGGCGCGTCTCATCGAGGCAACGGAACAGGCTCGGTCGATGGGGTTACGGGTGAATGCAGGCCATGGATTGACGTACCAAAACGTGGAGCCCATTGCTGCAATTGCAGGAATGGAGGAGCTCAACATCGGTCACACCATTGTTGCCCGGGCTCTTTGTGTGGGCTTACAAGAAGCCGTAAGAGAGATGAAGTGTCTGGTTCAGAATCCAAGACGTGACCCCTTGTTCGGAAGCACTAGCTCATGA
- a CDS encoding BolA family protein, with protein MVQSEAVSSAIRRALPDAQVSVEDLTGGGDHLQVTVVSAKFEGLTRIKQHQLVYGALREDLASEAIHALALITSTPS; from the coding sequence ATGGTTCAGTCAGAGGCGGTGAGTTCGGCGATTCGCCGAGCTCTTCCAGATGCTCAGGTCTCAGTAGAAGACCTCACGGGAGGTGGAGACCATCTTCAAGTCACTGTGGTGTCTGCAAAATTCGAGGGTCTCACCCGAATCAAGCAGCATCAATTGGTCTATGGCGCTTTGCGTGAAGATCTTGCGAGTGAGGCCATTCATGCCTTAGCTCTCATCACTTCCACTCCTAGCTAA
- the crtH gene encoding carotenoid isomerase — protein sequence MPDWDVIVIGSGIGGLVTASQLAAKGAKTLVLERYLIPGGSGGSFRRAGYTFDVGASMIFGFGEKGHTNLLTRALADVGQHCATVPDAVQLEYHLPDGLTMAVDRNYDDFITRMSARFPHEAKGISAFYETCWQVFRCLDAMPLLSLEDPAYLAKVFFKAPLACLGLARWLPFNVGDVAKKHIKDEDLLRLIDMECFCWSVMPADRTPMINAGMVFSDRHAGGINYPKGGVGVIAEKLVAGLEANGGEIRYKHRVTNVLIEQGQAVGVRLADGEELRAKRIVSNATRWDTFAGEGSAESTLVGPDHTPAAETTWRKRYQPSSSFLSLHLGVDASVVPEGFHCHHLLLEDWAEMEAEQGVVFVSMPSLLDPSLAPTGRHILHTFTQSDMSYWKGLSPSAYAEKKQKDADRVIDRLEVLLPGLKSSIEFKEVGTPRTHRRFLGRMGGSYGPIPANQLPGLLPMPFNRTGLKNLYCVGDSCFPGQGLNAVAFSGYACSHRIGADLGLNSWSLPD from the coding sequence ATGCCTGACTGGGATGTAATTGTCATCGGATCCGGGATCGGTGGCCTGGTCACAGCATCACAATTGGCCGCGAAGGGAGCTAAGACCCTGGTTCTCGAGCGCTATCTGATTCCTGGGGGATCTGGAGGCAGCTTTCGCAGAGCGGGATACACCTTTGATGTTGGTGCTTCGATGATTTTTGGATTTGGAGAGAAGGGGCACACCAACCTGCTCACCAGAGCACTGGCCGACGTGGGCCAACACTGCGCGACGGTTCCTGATGCTGTGCAGCTTGAATATCACCTTCCAGACGGCCTCACGATGGCCGTGGACAGGAACTACGACGACTTCATCACGCGAATGAGTGCTCGCTTTCCCCATGAAGCCAAAGGCATTAGCGCTTTTTACGAGACCTGTTGGCAGGTGTTTCGTTGTTTAGATGCGATGCCTCTGCTTTCTTTGGAGGATCCGGCCTATCTCGCAAAAGTATTTTTTAAGGCTCCACTTGCTTGCCTTGGTCTTGCTCGGTGGCTGCCTTTCAATGTTGGAGATGTGGCCAAAAAGCACATCAAGGATGAGGATCTTTTACGTCTGATCGACATGGAATGTTTTTGCTGGTCCGTGATGCCAGCAGATCGCACACCCATGATCAATGCAGGCATGGTGTTTTCCGATCGGCATGCCGGTGGCATCAACTATCCGAAAGGTGGCGTAGGTGTGATCGCCGAAAAACTCGTGGCTGGTCTGGAAGCCAATGGTGGTGAAATTCGCTACAAGCATCGCGTGACCAACGTTCTGATTGAACAAGGTCAGGCTGTTGGCGTTCGGCTTGCCGATGGCGAGGAGCTAAGAGCTAAACGAATTGTGAGTAACGCCACCCGCTGGGATACCTTCGCCGGGGAAGGGTCCGCAGAGTCAACTCTGGTTGGCCCTGATCACACGCCAGCCGCTGAAACTACGTGGCGCAAGCGTTACCAGCCCTCATCATCATTCCTGTCACTGCACCTCGGTGTTGATGCATCTGTCGTTCCTGAGGGTTTTCATTGTCATCACCTGTTGCTTGAAGACTGGGCTGAGATGGAAGCAGAGCAAGGCGTGGTGTTTGTATCGATGCCATCTCTTCTGGACCCTTCTCTGGCTCCAACTGGACGTCACATCCTGCACACCTTTACGCAGAGTGATATGAGCTACTGGAAAGGCCTCTCCCCTTCGGCTTATGCAGAAAAGAAACAGAAGGATGCCGATCGCGTCATCGATCGGCTCGAAGTCCTCCTCCCAGGCTTGAAGAGTTCCATTGAGTTCAAGGAAGTCGGGACACCCCGCACACATCGGCGCTTCCTTGGCCGAATGGGTGGCAGCTATGGGCCGATTCCCGCTAATCAACTTCCTGGGTTGTTGCCGATGCCGTTTAACCGCACCGGTTTGAAAAATTTGTACTGCGTTGGTGATTCCTGTTTCCCGGGTCAGGGGCTCAATGCAGTTGCTTTTAGTGGTTACGCCTGCAGCCACAGAATCGGGGCGGACCTTGGCCTGAACTCTTGGTCTCTTCCAGATTGA
- a CDS encoding cation transporter: MSFAPLEARQIEIRSLRIGVYASACMAVAGIGVHLLSGSYALLLDGLYSAVMVGSGLVASRISRNVVRPPDRAYPYGYDGQEVLYVLFRSLVLIGVLSFAAMSGLSTLIDYASGNSIAVVTLGPVAIYSTSMVAICWGLAWRHHHDWNRSGCQSQLLLTEARAASIDALISGLTGIALLGAPLLKGTPLASLSPIADSILVLLVSMVILKDPVQTFLNTLGQASGASAETEIVRSTRLALEDLLAGLSCWLLDLTVMQVGRTSFVVVYLNPNQPMDGAAIDLIRERIEERCRELLAMPVRSEVILTATPPFSTTGAS; the protein is encoded by the coding sequence ATGTCGTTTGCACCGCTTGAAGCGCGTCAAATCGAAATCCGCTCGCTGCGCATTGGTGTCTATGCCAGCGCCTGTATGGCCGTTGCTGGGATTGGGGTTCACTTGCTTTCAGGGTCCTATGCCCTTCTCCTCGATGGTCTTTATTCAGCGGTGATGGTGGGCTCAGGCCTTGTCGCTTCGAGAATTAGTCGCAATGTGGTGCGTCCTCCCGACCGGGCCTATCCCTACGGCTACGACGGACAAGAAGTCTTGTACGTCTTATTCCGTTCACTTGTCCTGATCGGTGTCCTCAGTTTTGCCGCGATGAGTGGCCTGAGCACGTTGATTGATTACGCAAGCGGAAATTCCATTGCGGTGGTCACCCTTGGCCCCGTAGCGATTTACTCCACCTCGATGGTGGCGATTTGCTGGGGTCTGGCATGGCGTCATCACCATGATTGGAATCGCTCAGGCTGTCAGTCTCAATTGCTTTTAACTGAGGCAAGGGCCGCGAGTATTGATGCCTTAATCAGTGGGCTTACAGGCATTGCTTTGCTGGGCGCACCGCTGCTGAAGGGAACGCCTTTGGCATCCTTAAGCCCAATCGCCGATTCAATTTTGGTTTTGCTGGTGAGCATGGTCATCCTTAAAGACCCTGTGCAGACCTTTTTGAATACGCTTGGCCAGGCATCAGGTGCATCTGCAGAAACGGAGATCGTTCGCAGCACTCGACTTGCTCTGGAAGACTTGCTCGCCGGCTTGTCATGCTGGCTGTTGGACCTCACCGTGATGCAGGTGGGGCGCACGTCTTTTGTGGTGGTGTATCTCAATCCAAATCAACCGATGGATGGTGCTGCGATTGATCTGATCCGAGAACGAATTGAGGAGCGCTGCCGAGAGCTCCTAGCCATGCCGGTGCGATCAGAAGTGATTTTGACCGCCACCCCTCCCTTTTCCACGACCGGAGCCTCCTAG
- a CDS encoding nucleoside 2-deoxyribosyltransferase produces MTSKTIYLASPYGFSAQCKRLLIPEFVAALSQLGLTVWEPFERNGNVDTTKPGWAYRVAQQCMQDVRDAHGVFAIVNGTPPDEGVMVEVGAAYALNKPVFLFRDDFRRCTDSDQYPLNLMLFAGLPASNWQEMVYDSVDSIKNRERPLGQWAQS; encoded by the coding sequence ATGACATCGAAAACGATTTATCTTGCTTCTCCTTATGGGTTCTCTGCCCAGTGCAAACGTCTTTTGATTCCTGAGTTTGTTGCTGCTCTATCCCAGCTTGGCCTTACGGTCTGGGAGCCATTTGAGCGGAATGGAAATGTTGATACCACCAAGCCTGGATGGGCCTATCGCGTGGCCCAGCAATGTATGCAGGATGTCCGAGATGCTCACGGAGTGTTTGCCATCGTCAATGGAACTCCACCAGATGAGGGAGTGATGGTGGAGGTTGGAGCTGCCTATGCTCTGAACAAACCTGTTTTCTTGTTCCGTGACGACTTTCGCCGTTGCACAGATTCGGATCAGTACCCTCTCAATTTGATGTTGTTCGCCGGCTTGCCTGCATCGAATTGGCAAGAGATGGTGTACGACTCAGTGGATTCGATTAAGAATCGAGAAAGGCCCTTAGGGCAATGGGCTCAATCCTGA
- the trmFO gene encoding FADH(2)-oxidizing methylenetetrahydrofolate--tRNA-(uracil(54)-C(5))-methyltransferase TrmFO, with amino-acid sequence MSEQSSVVVIGAGLAGTEAAWQVAKAGVPVTLWEMRPFKRSPAHHSSEFAELVCSNSFGALSSDRAAGLLQEELRRLGSLVIQTADHHSVPAGGALAVDRGRYSAALTSALDDHPLVTIRREEQLTLPDPDQIAVLATGPLTSEALADDLRAFTGREDCHFFDAASPIVEGESIDMTKAFRASRYDKGDADYINCPMDQDQFLAFRAALLDAEQAELKDFDQNSATFFEGCLPIEELARRGEDTMRYGPLKPIGLWDPRWGDVNDRDVRRAKRAYAVVQLRQEDKDGRLWNLVGFQTNLKWGEQKRVLRLIPGLEQADFVRFGVMHRNTFLEAPELLEPTLQFRRRPHLLAAGQITGTEGYAAAVAGGWLAGTNAARLVHGHDPMQLPHTTMIGALTHFISEAPSGKFQPMPPNFGLMPQLQECIREKRARYGAYRDRALADLQRTIDESQVDNVVCTA; translated from the coding sequence TTGAGCGAACAGTCCTCGGTTGTTGTGATTGGTGCCGGGCTTGCCGGCACAGAAGCTGCATGGCAGGTCGCGAAAGCTGGCGTTCCCGTCACGCTCTGGGAGATGCGACCTTTCAAGCGATCCCCTGCTCATCACAGCTCAGAGTTTGCTGAGCTTGTTTGCAGCAACAGTTTCGGAGCTCTCAGCAGTGACCGTGCAGCAGGCTTGTTGCAGGAAGAATTAAGGCGTCTCGGATCACTCGTGATCCAAACAGCTGATCACCATTCTGTTCCCGCCGGCGGAGCTCTTGCTGTTGATCGTGGCCGATACAGCGCAGCACTGACATCTGCCCTCGACGATCACCCTTTGGTAACGATTCGTCGAGAAGAGCAGCTGACTCTGCCCGATCCTGATCAGATCGCCGTCCTAGCAACCGGCCCTCTGACCAGTGAAGCCTTGGCCGACGATCTACGTGCTTTCACTGGCCGAGAAGATTGCCATTTCTTCGACGCGGCGAGCCCGATCGTTGAGGGTGAAAGTATTGATATGACCAAGGCTTTTCGGGCCAGTCGCTACGACAAGGGCGATGCCGACTACATCAATTGCCCGATGGATCAAGACCAGTTTCTGGCGTTTCGAGCGGCCCTACTGGATGCCGAACAAGCCGAACTGAAGGACTTTGACCAGAACAGTGCCACTTTTTTCGAGGGCTGCTTGCCGATTGAAGAGTTGGCCCGTCGTGGAGAGGACACGATGCGTTATGGACCTCTCAAGCCAATTGGTTTATGGGATCCGCGCTGGGGAGATGTGAATGACCGTGATGTGCGCCGCGCAAAACGGGCCTATGCCGTTGTGCAATTGCGACAGGAAGACAAAGACGGGCGGCTCTGGAATCTCGTGGGTTTCCAGACCAATCTCAAGTGGGGGGAACAGAAACGGGTGTTGCGTTTAATCCCAGGGTTAGAGCAGGCCGATTTTGTTCGTTTTGGGGTGATGCATCGCAACACCTTTTTGGAGGCTCCAGAACTGTTAGAGCCAACTCTTCAGTTTCGCCGCCGCCCTCATTTGCTCGCTGCTGGCCAAATCACAGGCACTGAGGGATATGCAGCCGCTGTTGCAGGAGGCTGGTTGGCTGGTACGAATGCAGCACGGTTGGTTCATGGGCATGACCCGATGCAGTTGCCACACACCACGATGATTGGGGCACTCACCCATTTCATCAGTGAGGCGCCGTCTGGAAAATTTCAACCGATGCCCCCTAATTTTGGTTTGATGCCTCAACTTCAGGAGTGCATTAGAGAGAAGCGAGCCCGTTATGGGGCTTATCGCGACAGAGCCTTGGCGGATCTTCAGCGAACAATCGATGAGAGCCAGGTAGACAATGTCGTTTGCACCGCTTGA
- a CDS encoding response regulator transcription factor gives MKYVAIVDDDPRLRELIRDELIDEGVEPIVCTDGEALLELLDQRKIDLILLDLMMPKMDGMTCLQRLSERSNLVPVLVVTAFNEDQKRSEAKALGASDYILKPDLFELLPELLERYL, from the coding sequence ATGAAATACGTAGCGATAGTTGATGATGATCCACGATTACGAGAATTAATTCGGGATGAATTAATTGACGAGGGAGTGGAGCCAATTGTATGTACGGACGGGGAAGCTTTACTGGAGCTGTTAGATCAACGCAAAATAGATTTAATCTTGCTTGATTTAATGATGCCAAAGATGGACGGCATGACATGCCTACAACGGCTAAGCGAGCGTTCCAATCTTGTTCCAGTTTTGGTCGTTACGGCCTTCAATGAAGACCAAAAACGCAGCGAAGCAAAGGCTCTCGGTGCTAGCGATTACATTCTCAAACCAGACTTATTCGAACTACTCCCTGAACTGCTTGAGCGATATCTCTAA
- a CDS encoding photosystem II protein Y → MDLRLVLVASPILLALAWAGFNIGRAAVGQLQLMIKRSRA, encoded by the coding sequence ATGGACCTTCGGCTCGTGCTCGTGGCTTCTCCGATCCTTCTGGCACTTGCCTGGGCAGGGTTCAACATCGGTCGTGCTGCTGTTGGCCAGCTCCAGCTGATGATCAAACGAAGCCGTGCTTGA
- a CDS encoding PAS domain-containing sensor histidine kinase, protein MPVEDSFSGPPDSRSLIQQMSQSLGLLRVAFDSTGEAMLIVDESSAVRWANQQAADLWGGGITLQMVGRPLSALLQFHHLDRSPLRDEDPSHPLQKALSAEGRNTYLIQAPSTLANDPEKLRLIKRSVSWRLIIQMNQGFVLLIFRDLDPLEKALARQRQFIDNLAHELRTPLAIITGNLHRLKRKEQFSDNIRQSLSDATAETQRMATLVDNLLLLSELDTDYRRWKLQIDDLRAFIDQWTFKLSSDLRSCLQVDVANEADDYQVIVDQDAFHLILDHLLDNSRRFCNSKPLIQIRLIQAESHIELQFIDNGPGIQSNEQCVAVFDRFTRVQEHRNADMTDGGGLGLSLVKSLIEGMGGSASCSSPQAPASSGPKGLVVTLRFPRPKSFTDMTNSV, encoded by the coding sequence ATGCCTGTTGAAGACAGCTTTTCAGGGCCACCAGACTCCAGATCGCTGATACAGCAGATGAGTCAGTCGCTCGGATTGCTGCGAGTTGCATTCGATTCAACTGGTGAAGCGATGTTGATCGTTGACGAATCCTCTGCAGTGCGCTGGGCCAACCAGCAAGCAGCAGATCTTTGGGGAGGAGGAATCACATTGCAGATGGTTGGACGACCACTTTCAGCTTTGCTGCAGTTTCATCATCTTGATCGCAGTCCGTTGCGGGATGAAGATCCCAGTCATCCTCTACAAAAAGCCTTATCTGCTGAAGGTCGTAATACCTATCTAATACAAGCACCCTCTACTCTTGCTAATGATCCTGAGAAGTTAAGACTGATTAAACGATCGGTGAGTTGGCGTCTGATTATTCAAATGAATCAGGGCTTTGTTTTGTTGATATTTCGTGATCTTGATCCATTGGAGAAAGCCTTGGCAAGGCAGCGACAATTTATCGATAATCTTGCTCATGAATTAAGAACACCGCTTGCAATTATTACTGGAAATCTGCATCGACTAAAGCGTAAAGAACAGTTTTCTGACAATATTCGGCAATCCCTGTCTGATGCCACTGCGGAAACTCAAAGGATGGCAACTCTGGTTGACAATCTTTTATTGCTTTCTGAGTTGGATACTGATTATCGCCGTTGGAAGTTGCAAATCGATGATTTGCGAGCTTTTATTGATCAATGGACTTTCAAGCTCAGTTCTGATTTAAGAAGCTGTCTTCAGGTAGATGTTGCTAATGAAGCTGATGACTATCAAGTTATCGTTGATCAGGATGCTTTTCATTTGATTCTTGATCATCTGCTTGACAATAGTCGTCGTTTTTGTAATTCCAAGCCATTGATTCAGATCCGACTGATTCAAGCAGAATCCCATATAGAGCTGCAATTCATTGATAATGGTCCTGGCATCCAAAGTAATGAGCAATGTGTTGCAGTGTTCGACCGATTTACACGTGTCCAGGAACATCGAAATGCCGACATGACTGATGGAGGAGGACTGGGGCTGTCTTTGGTGAAAAGCCTGATTGAAGGGATGGGAGGATCAGCGAGTTGTTCATCTCCTCAAGCACCCGCTAGCTCAGGCCCTAAGGGTCTTGTTGTAACTTTGCGATTTCCACGCCCAAAGTCATTCACTGATATGACTAATTCTGTTTAG
- a CDS encoding phosphoribosyltransferase has product MQQLTWSQFDWAVEEITARYASHSFIGIYGVPRGGVCLAVALSHSLSLPWLTEPKDGCLVVDDVYETGQTLSAIRQQVDATFVVWMSKCSPEWWNTATTISPDQWLVFPWENVDLAAEDESCYRASRSITH; this is encoded by the coding sequence ATGCAGCAACTCACTTGGAGCCAATTTGATTGGGCAGTTGAGGAAATCACTGCACGCTATGCCTCTCACTCATTCATAGGTATTTATGGAGTTCCGCGTGGTGGTGTTTGTTTAGCAGTGGCATTGAGTCACAGTCTCTCTCTTCCTTGGCTGACAGAACCAAAGGATGGTTGTCTAGTTGTTGACGATGTGTATGAAACTGGCCAGACCTTGAGTGCGATTCGTCAACAGGTTGATGCCACTTTTGTGGTCTGGATGAGCAAGTGCTCTCCGGAATGGTGGAATACTGCAACAACGATCTCACCCGATCAATGGTTGGTCTTTCCTTGGGAAAATGTCGACCTTGCAGCAGAGGATGAAAGTTGCTATCGGGCCTCTCGATCCATCACTCACTGA
- a CDS encoding 1-acyl-sn-glycerol-3-phosphate acyltransferase: protein MNPFWSSLAMLFTQDLALPWYFRERHVLGAHHLPKEGPVLLAPTHRARWDALILPMATGRRITGRDCRFMVTRSEMTGLQGWFLYRLGCFPVDQGRPTLTTLRYAIDLLAAGQQVVVFPEGRINRTDEPIRLRQGLVRLAQLSKTNGVPVSVVPVGIAYSEASPPASSSAAICFEAPLLAEGTGREAAAHMSKQLADRMHTAEQAARQAVGRPLRSH, encoded by the coding sequence ATGAATCCCTTCTGGTCATCGCTTGCGATGTTGTTCACGCAAGACTTGGCTTTGCCTTGGTATTTCCGAGAGCGTCATGTGCTCGGAGCCCATCATTTGCCTAAAGAGGGTCCTGTGCTTTTGGCCCCGACCCATCGAGCTCGCTGGGATGCCCTGATCTTGCCCATGGCAACGGGCCGACGGATCACCGGCCGTGATTGCCGCTTCATGGTGACGCGAAGTGAAATGACAGGGCTTCAGGGCTGGTTTCTCTATCGGCTTGGCTGCTTTCCCGTGGACCAAGGACGTCCCACACTGACGACGCTTCGCTACGCAATCGATCTCCTGGCAGCTGGCCAGCAGGTGGTTGTGTTTCCCGAGGGGCGAATCAACCGCACCGACGAACCGATTCGTTTGCGCCAAGGGCTCGTTCGTCTTGCCCAACTGTCCAAAACGAATGGGGTTCCCGTCAGCGTTGTTCCCGTAGGGATCGCCTACAGCGAGGCCAGTCCCCCCGCCTCTAGTAGTGCCGCAATCTGCTTTGAAGCCCCTCTTCTAGCCGAAGGAACGGGTCGGGAAGCTGCAGCTCATATGAGTAAGCAATTAGCAGATCGGATGCATACGGCTGAACAAGCGGCCCGACAGGCAGTGGGCCGACCACTAAGAAGCCACTAA